The stretch of DNA CCGTGGTCGACGTGGAATTCCCTCCCGGTCAATTGCCGAATATCTACAATGCGCTCAAGGTGACGCAGGAAGAGAATAAGGCTGCCGGCAAGCCGGCCGTGCGGATCACGCTCGAAGTCGCCTCGCATCTTGGTGAAAATCGCGTGCGCAGCATCGCGATGTCGACGACTGACGGTCTGACTCGCGGCATGGATGTGCAGGATACCGGCGCCCCGATTTCTGTGCCTGTCGGTCGTGAGACCCTGGGTCGTCTGATCAACGTGTTGGGTGAGCCGGTCGATGAAAAGGGTCCGATCAAAGCGAAGAAAACCTACCCGATTCACCGGCCTGCGCCGCGCTTGGAAGATCAGGACACCAAGACCGAAGTGCTCGAGACCGGGATCAAGGTGGTCGACCTGTTAGAGCCCTACAGCAAGGGCGGTAAGGTCGGTCTCTTCGGCGGAGCCGGCGTCGGCAAGACCGTCATCATCATGGAGCTGATCAACAACATCGCGCTCCACCACGGTGGATTCTCGGTATTCGCGGGCGTGGGCGAGCGCACTCGTGAAGGTAACGACCTCTGGCACGAAATGCAGGAATCCAAGGTCATCGATCCCGACGACTATACCAAGTCCAAGGCGGCGCTGGTGTATGGCCAGATGAACGAGCCACCGGGAGCACGTCTCCGGGTTGCCTTGACTGGTCTGGCGGTCGCCGAGTACTTCCGCGACGAGGAAAATCAGGACGTGTTGTTGTTCGTCGACAACATCTTCCGGTTCACGCAGGCGGGATCGGAAGTGTCCGCGTTGCTTGGTCGTATGCCATCAGCGGTCGGTTATCAGCCCAACCTGTCCACGGAAATGGGCGCGCTGCAGGAACGGATCACGTCGACGAAGAAGGGATCCATCACCTCGGTGCAGGCGATTTACGTGCCGGCCGACGACTTGACCGATCCGGCCCCGGCGACGGCTTTTGCGCACTTGGATGCGACGACGGTGTTGTCACGGCAGTTGGCTGAGTTGGGTATTTACCCGGCGGTCGACCCTCTCGACTCCACGTCGCGCATTCTCGACCCGCAAGTCATCGGAGAAGAGCATTACAAGGTGGCTCGTGGTGTCCAGTCCGTGTTGCAACGGTATAAGGATTTGCAGGACATCATCGCCATTCTCGGTATGGATGAGTTGTCTGAAGACGACAAGATGGCCGTGGCGCGCGCGCGTAAAATTCAGCGCTTCCTTTCCCAGCCGTTCCATGTGGCCGAAGCGTTCACCGGAGCGCCGGGGAAGTATGTCAAGCTCAAGGATACGGTGCGGAGCTTCAAGGAAATCCTCGAAGGGAAATACGACCACCTGCCTGAGCAG from Nitrospira sp. encodes:
- the atpD gene encoding F0F1 ATP synthase subunit beta produces the protein MSTGKVIQVIGPVVDVEFPPGQLPNIYNALKVTQEENKAAGKPAVRITLEVASHLGENRVRSIAMSTTDGLTRGMDVQDTGAPISVPVGRETLGRLINVLGEPVDEKGPIKAKKTYPIHRPAPRLEDQDTKTEVLETGIKVVDLLEPYSKGGKVGLFGGAGVGKTVIIMELINNIALHHGGFSVFAGVGERTREGNDLWHEMQESKVIDPDDYTKSKAALVYGQMNEPPGARLRVALTGLAVAEYFRDEENQDVLLFVDNIFRFTQAGSEVSALLGRMPSAVGYQPNLSTEMGALQERITSTKKGSITSVQAIYVPADDLTDPAPATAFAHLDATTVLSRQLAELGIYPAVDPLDSTSRILDPQVIGEEHYKVARGVQSVLQRYKDLQDIIAILGMDELSEDDKMAVARARKIQRFLSQPFHVAEAFTGAPGKYVKLKDTVRSFKEILEGKYDHLPEQAFYMVGPIEEAVAKAEKMGVKV